The following are encoded together in the Chaetodon trifascialis isolate fChaTrf1 chromosome 3, fChaTrf1.hap1, whole genome shotgun sequence genome:
- the phtf1 gene encoding putative homeodomain transcription factor 1, with protein MARIAWYQEKIGAYDQQVWEKSLEQADLNGLDSKPKKTGHIKPDLIDVDLVRGSTFSKAKPESPWTALTRKGLVRVLLFPFFFQWWIQVTSKSISSCILVLYFMQVAAVVLYLEVPGASASEVFGPMCLMLLLGTVHCQIVSTESSRWPSGSPAASCTTSPARRRRPRKGRGLKKSEEKNDSGDTEQQGSWQFEESQRLYRNEERRNERKSGFGASDELSSEDEEGVQPVEVTHPIPHQDRHPAATWTSVPVSSVRKRNLKSNHKPTLRPQEGSGAYIKMKPREVERLRPSVSSRPASDTDDTMWEELLQGPDTASTGSSDSEGNGRYTAGMALPQTTTLSSDDESLQQGITGNQLSWLQACHPSKDRVSAIIWEQGECKKADMSVLEISGIILTRVKLVEQGMGYLVLGGLMTAILALLPFGFRLAQHLDVSSLGSLSLAELAEMVMGPSDARAYAFFFITTVQRVCLIGLFFFMMCVAERTYKQRLLFAKYFSHLTSARKAKKSEIPHFRLKKVQNIKMWLSLRSFLRRRGPQRSVDVIVSTIFLLALSISFIICAQLLHSHKTFLESLINWELMVWASSLILFLLRLATLGSETNCKYSNSSVLLTEQINLYLKMEKKPNKKEELNIVNNVLKLATKLMKELDTPFRLLGLTVNPLIYNITRVVILSAVSAVVSDLLGFNIRLWKIKP; from the exons ATGGCCAGAATAGCCTGGTATCAAGAGAAG atCGGGGCCTATGATCAACAAGTCTGGGAGAAATCTCTGGAGCAGGCAGATCTAAAT GGTTTGGACAGCAAACCAAAGAAGACGGGTCACATCAAACCAGACCTCATCGATGTCGACTTAGTGAGAG GATCAACTTTCAGCAAAGCCAAACCAGAGAGTCCCTGGACAGCTCTGACTCGGAAAGGTCTGGTCAGAGTGCTGCTGTTCCCCTTCTTCTTCCAGTGGTGGATCCAGGTGACCTCCAAGTCCATCTCCTCATGTATCCTGGTGCTGTACTTCATGCAAG TGGCAGCAGTGGTGCTGTACTTGGAGGTCCCTGGGGCGAGTGCCAGCGAGGTGTTTGGCCCCatgtgtctgatgctgctgttgggCACCGTGCACTGCCAGATTGTGTCGACTGAGTCCAGCCGGTGGCCCTCGGGCAgtccagctgccagctgcacCACCAGCCCTGCGCGCAGAAGGAG ACCAAGGAAGGGCAGAGGGCTGAAAAAATCAGAAGAAAAGAATGACAGCGGGGATACAGAGCAGCAGGGGTCCTGGCAGTTTGAGGAAAGCCAGCGATTGTACAGGAACGAAGAGAGGAGG aatgaaagaaagtcAGGATTCGGGGCATCTGACGAGCTCTCCAGTGAGGACGAGGAAGGGGTACAACCAGTGGAGGTAACTCATCCAATACCTCATCAAGATCGGCACCCTGCTGCAACCTGGACGTCTGTACCAGTGTCTTCTGTTAGGAAGAGAAACCTGAAGTCCAACCACAAGCCCACATTAAGACCTCAG GAAGGGAGTGGAGCTTACATCAAGATGAAGCCTCGAGAGGTGGAGCGCCTCAGGCCGAGCGTCAGCTCTCGTCCCGCCTCAGACACCGACGACACGATGTGGGAAGAGCTTCTCCAAGGGCCCGACACCGCCTCCACGGGGAGCAGTGACAGCGAGGGGAACGGGAGGTACACCGCCGGCATGGCGCTCCCACAAACCACCACTCTGAGCAGCGATGATGAGAGCCTGCAGCAGGGAATCACTGGA AACCAGCTGTCGTGGCTGCAGGCATGCCATCCATCCAAGGACCGTGTCAGTGCCATAATATGGGAGCAGGGCGAGTGTAAGAAAGCAGACATGTCAGTATTGGAGATCAGTGGGATCATCCTCACACGG GTGAAGCTGGTGGAGCAGGGTATGGGTTACCTTGTGCTCGGAGGGCTGATGACCGCCATCCTGGCGCTGCTTCCCTTTGGTTTCCGCTTGGCTCAGCATCTGGACGTGTCGAGCCTCGGCTCCCTGTCCCTGGCAGAGCTGGCAGAGATGGTGATGGGGCCATCTGATGCTCGGGCCTACgccttcttcttcatcaccacAGTGCAAAGAGTCTGCCTCATAGGACTGTTCTTCTTCATGATGTGTGTGGCTGAGAGAACGTACAAACAG AGACTCTTATTTGCGAAGTACTTCAGCCACCTCACCTCAGCCCGCAAGGCCAAGAAGTCCGAGATCCCTCATTTCAGGCTGAAGAAAGTCCAGAACATAAAGATGTGGTTGTCTCTGCGCTCTTTCCTCAGG AGACGAGGGCCTCAGCGCTCCGTTGACGTCATCGTCTCCACTATCTTCCTGTTAGCGCTGTCCATTTCGTTCATCATTTGTGCGCAG CTTCTGCACAGCCACAAGACATTCCTAGAGTCTCTGATAAACTGGGAGCTGATGGTGTGGGcctcctccctcatcctctTTCTGTTGCGGCTCGCCACGCTGGGCTCAGAGACCAACTGCAAATACAGCAACTCCTCAGTGCTGCTCACTGAGCAG ATCAATTTGTATCTTAAGATGGAGAAAAAGCCCAATAAGAAAGAGGAGCTCAATATAGTGAACAACGTTTTGAAGCTAGCTACAAAGCTGATGAAG GAGCTGGATACTCCGTTCAGACTGCTGGGTCTGACCGTCAACCCTCTGATCTACAACATCACCAGAGTGGTCATCCTGTCCGCCGTGTCTGCTGTGGTCAGCGACCTGTTGGGCTTCAACATCAGA CTGTGGAAAATCAAGCCTTAA
- the LOC139328428 gene encoding olfactory receptor class A-like protein 1, which produces MDLCVTIKGVSFLLQTGMGILGNTVVLLAYTHIIYTEPKLLPVDMILCHLAFANLMLLLTRCLPQTMTVFGLRDLLNDPGCKVVIYAYRIGRALSVCITCMLSVFQAVTIAPAGPQLSRLKPALPSLVLPTFAGLWLLNMAICIAAPFFSMAPRNGTVPAFTLNLGFCHVDFRDNLSYVINGVALSVRDFAFVALMVGSSGYILLLLHRHSRQVRGIRRSQGGGAETRAAKTVVTLVVLYVVFFGIDNVIWIYMLTVAKVSPVVADMRVFFSSCYASLSPYFIISSNKKVKAKIVCSAEQDQLSADNQESSDK; this is translated from the coding sequence ATGGATCTGTGTGTGACCATCAAAGGGGTCTCCTTCCTCTTGCAAACAGGTATGGGCATCCTTGGGAACACCGTGGTGCTGCTGGCGTACACCCACATCATTTACACCGAACCCAAGCTCCTGCCTGTGGACATGATCCTGTGCCACCTGGCCTTCGCCAACCTGATGCTGCTCCTGACCCGCTGCTTACCCCAGACCATGACTGTGTTTGGGCTGAGGGACCTGCTGAATGATCCCGGCTGTAAGGTGGTGATCTACGCCTATCGCATCGGCCGGGCTTTGTCGGTCTGCATCACCTGCATGCTCAGTGTGTTCCAGGCAGTGACCATCGCCCCCGCTGGCCCACAGTTATCCAGGTTGAAGCCTGCACTTCCCTCCCTGGTCCTCCCCACCTTTGCAGGACTGTGGCTCCTCAACATGGCCATATGCATCGCAGCCCCGTTCTTCTCTATGGCTCCACGAAATGGTACTGTCCCTGCCTTTACCCTCAACCTGGGCTTCTGTCATGTTGACTTCAGAGACAACCTGTCCTACGTGATCAATGGAGTGGCTCTCTCTGTGAGGGATTTCGCCTTTGTCGCTCTGATGGTCGGCTCAAGCGGTTacatcctgctgcttctccaccGCCACAGCCGCCAGGTGAGAGGGATCCGTCGCTCTCAAGGGGGTGGTGCAGAGACCAGGGCGGCCAAAACAGTCGTCACCTTGGTAGTTCTGTACGTGGTCTTCTTCGGGATTGATAATGTGATCTGGATTTACATGCTGACAGTGGCGAAAGTGTCACCAGTGGTGGCTGATATGAGGGTGTTCTTCTCTTCCTGCTATGCCTCTCTCAGCCCTTACTTTATCATTTCCTCCAACAAGAAGGTCAAGGCAAAGATCGTGTGTTCAGCTGAGCAAGACCAGCTGTCAGCAGACAACCAAGAGTCGAGTGACAAATGA